From Gopherus flavomarginatus isolate rGopFla2 chromosome 16, rGopFla2.mat.asm, whole genome shotgun sequence, a single genomic window includes:
- the LOC127035591 gene encoding cytochrome c oxidase assembly protein COX14: MVSARQLADAGYKAFSGSMMLLTVYGGYLCSARAYRYFQRQRALRQLEQNPPSTD, translated from the coding sequence ATGGTCTCCGCCAGGCAGCTCGCGGACGCTGGGTACAAGGCCTTCTCCGGCTCCATGATGCTGCTGACCGTCTACGGGGGCTACCTCTGCAGCGCCAGAGCTTACCGCTACTTCCAGCGCCAGAGAGCCCTGCGGCAGCTCGAGCAGAACCCGCCCAGCACGGACT